A window of Cryptosporidium parvum Iowa II chromosome 1, whole genome shotgun sequence contains these coding sequences:
- a CDS encoding erythrocyte membrane-associated antigen (2x EF hand domain) — protein MSQLLSFGNCANINGIGGNPSTSMNLNNMKKVLQPNSPGNYNQYKLPLSEYSDKNNAGTYYYTGDNNFNNTNKSYVSSPNVYPRYINQHNNIHNISGYQYLNQSNDNFNTPIEYETIPNRINTIDESSRIIDSNYQSREKYISSGTGTGTGIGEAAAPIKLGTGTATITTIGAPMGAGKLPSSYDNNVISSSRIDLNTAKKTEFGGYANAKSTVTKPNSSNWKEWNSYSKLLPLAVVELDVQNECNYLSTLFSSFSNTVKGFISNFEFEKLMEYVNIIEVGYRGTIFSVMDRNQDDYITQVEFLTGMLIFRPYNIKEKNSPNFNRLRLQFIFFYYDSNRDGLLSIDELAKLIEHISIIKVTTNNKNGKPKKKTQISSEKSKKLASQVIRDYLNKEFCSYDDFFQLVNNGILNGTVNLLRCRNDIFLQKKNQSSSFSPPNQQIYNKLPYNNSIQNLNYIQQPFSPSSNSIPQSQSQFPQISTYNTNIHHPQNFIPNNNSSIYNTPINASTEQFPQLKTIISPNDEYMKTISSKPPSPSTLNNSNNQPILSLSSISKPKTNASLGIQNQNTTETFNYNYNNTNINPSTNSNYNYNYSNHNNQITPPHNTILSKNNSISSTITRKQEDQFTAHSNSPPNPLLTPDPLSNYRSTYETSSPYYNIPSEGRPNFNFSPY, from the coding sequence ATGAGCCAATTGCTAAGTTTTGGAAACTGtgcaaatattaatggaatAGGTGGTAATCCCAGTACTAGCATGAATTTAAACAATATGAAAAAAGTCTTACAGCCAAATTCACCCGGAAATTAtaatcaatataaattacCATTATCAGAATATTcagataaaaataatgctGGAACTTATTATTATACAGGCgataataactttaataatactaataagAGTTATGTTTCATCCCCAAATGTATATCCAagatatattaatcaacataataatattcataaTATAAGTGgttatcaatatttaaatcaaagcAACGATAATTTTAATACACCAATAGAATATGAAACTATTCcaaatagaattaatacAATTGATGAATCCAGTCGAATAATCGACAGTAATTATCAATCaagagaaaaatatatttcatcAGGAACTGGAACTGGAACTGGAATTGGAGAAGCAGCAGCACCAATAAAATTAGGTACTGGAACAGCAACAATAACTACTATAGGAGCACCAATGGGAGCCGGGAAATTACCATCTTCATACGACAATAATGTAATATCATCAAGCagaattgatttaaatacaGCAAAAAAAACTGAATTTGGAGGTTATGCAAATGCAAAGAGTACAGTAACTAAACCAAATAGCTCCAACTGGAAAGAATGGAATAGCTACTCCAAACTTCTACCGCTTGCAGTGGTTGAACTTGATGTTCAAAATGAATGCAACTACTTATCTACTCTATTTAgctcattttcaaatactGTTAAAGGATTCATATCaaactttgaatttgaaaaacttATGGAATATgtcaatattattgaagTTGGATATAGAGGCACTATTTTTAGTGTAATGGATAGAAATCAAGATGATTACATTACCCAAGTCGAATTTCTTACTGGAATGCTCATTTTTAGAccatataatattaaagaaaaaaattctcCAAATTTCAATAGGCTTAGATTACAGTTCATATTCTTCTACTATGATTCCAATCGTGATGGATTGCTTTCTATTGATGAGCTTGCCAAACTTATTGAACatattagtattattaaagttactacaaataataaaaatggaaaaccaaaaaagaaaactcAAATTTCCTCTgaaaaatctaaaaaacTTGCATCTCAAGTTATTCGTGATTACCTTAACAAAGAGTTCTGCTCTTATGATGACTTTTTCCAACTTGTAAACAATGGAATTCTTAACGGTACTGTTAATCTTTTAAGATGCAGAAATGATATCTTTttacaaaagaaaaatcaaTCTTCATCATTCTCCCCACCAAATCAACAAATTTATAACAAACTCCCATACAATAATTCTATTCAAAAtcttaattatattcaacaaCCTTTTTCACCCTCATCTAACTCTATCCCTCAATCCCAAAGTCAATTCCCTCAAATCTCAACatataatacaaatattcatCATCCTCAAAACTTTATTcccaataataatagctCAATCTATAATACACCCATTAATGCATCAACTGAACAGTTTCCTCAACTTAAAACTATCATAAGTCCAAATGATGAATATATGAAAACTATCTCTTCAAAACCACCTTCACCATCTACACTCAATAACAGTAATAACCAGCCTATTCTCTCATTATCATCGATCTCTAAACCTAAAACTAATGCTTCACTTGGAATTCAAAACCAAAATACTACGGAAACATTCAACTATAActataataatactaatattaatccTAGTACTAATAGTAATTACAACTACAATTATAGTAatcataataatcaaattacTCCACCACATAATACTATTCtatcaaaaaataactcAATTTCTAGCACAATCACCAGAAAACAAGAAGACCAATTCACCGCACACTCCAACTCTCCACCAAACCCGCTCCTTACACCAGATCCACTATCAAACTACAGATCAACTTATGAAACTTCTTCCCCATATTACAATATTCCGTCAGAAGGTCGTCCCAACTTTAACTTCTCACCATATTAA
- a CDS encoding protein kinase: protein GKIIYLRIIIIYLKKMSINKKDAKIEKKQRLPEKCTFIGNLETYKITDTLQDSLYGKVYQGYGEDSGKLVAIKVLSKNDIITKEMNRLLPETPLAEVFFADEMANHEYLATIRDVFETEDSHCIISDLADGEDLLELLRKNRYGLSEDQTRICIKQAAIALSKCHERGFALQDFSLENCLLYSVIEDKDLNDENQSENIEMENDNESIKGEIFNDSNSDCNKIVKKRFQIKVCDPGQAVRFGRYSQEIEMPVPYLGCVGKKFRPPEIFAGKPYIASKVDSWCLGWSTFYLLFGTELFESVHNIDNDIRWQWYSMGYRDYLYTYLGIKEKLSIDARSFIESLVHPDPIHRISIKEALNHPFLRDVNEHENLTLEDWGRPLYNELKNSLKIEKSENYTIPFIPKVYKTKYLNLYCTGDKPSGYFPINYKNNKDQLGGMNNSKLVKFQNQRSVLNNNIPITTRSNNNNNSQNSIGLTSIFQKRKVGKGNGITTDSLNGRGIMNNSTSTIMMNSGLNNNNNNTQQKKVSINQNQVGCGLSAGLGMGGIMDVGYNQKLFYYQGQYQQQSHNQNYYGYGYNPYYSSGYMSGMGTVHPQYYVVPSPLGVSGINNTTQTKTESTQNISVTGRKEEAKKEKVTEKNDIDECNRSKLTTQPSLLSNRNATTALNTVNSATNIENNTSTATITSTATTSPSVVTPNITNINSSIISSNTVSKAAELNNGLSGRGIGIGMGANSVMSYQRYGGLSAVGGREGYSTSYVPAPKVGINANIQQLGYGGIASGTKMVGTASSNNNNNNNNNNNGFVQNVKNFSYVPPPLTSRYNYNNNNNNIGEGGGRQHLFQNYHQAKNVSSRSGGNVSGTVGGLSARLNFGSMSYVPPIIRR, encoded by the coding sequence ggaaaaattatatatttgagaataataataatatatttgaaaaaaatgagtataaataagaaagatgctaaaatagaaaaaaagcAAAGATTACCTGAAAAATGCACATTTATTGGAAATCTTGAAACATACAAGATTACAGATACATTACAGGATAGTTTATATGGTAAGGTATATCAAGGATATGGTGAGGATAGTGGAAAATTAGTGGCTATAAAAGTATTAAGTAAGaatgatattattacaaaagAAATGAACAGGTTATTACCAGAGACTCCATTAGCCGAAGTATTTTTTGCAGATGAAATGGCAAACCATGAATATCTTGCAACCATAAGGGATGTATTTGAAACAGAAGATTCTCATTGTATAATAAGCGATTTAGCAGATGGAGAAGATTTGttggaattattaagaaaaaatagatATGGGTTGAGTGAAGATCAAACAAGAATATGCATAAAACAAGCAGCAATAGCTTTAAGTAAGTGCCATGAAAGAGGATTTGCATTACAAGATTTTAGTTTAGAGAATTGCTTATTATATTCAGTAATTGAAGATAAAGATTTGAATGATGAGAATCAAAGTGAGAATATAGAAATggaaaatgataatgaatCTATTAAAGGtgaaatttttaatgataGTAATAGTGATTGTAATAAAATTGTAAAAAAGAGATTTCAGATTAAGGTTTGTGATCCAGGTCAAGCAGTGAGATTTGGTAGATATAGCcaagaaattgaaatgCCAGTTCCATATTTAGGTTGTGTAGGTAAGAAGTTTAGACCACCTGAGATATTTGCAGGTAAGCCATATATAGCAAGTAAGGTCGATAGTTGGTGCTTGGGTTGGAGtacattttatttattatttggaacagaattatttgaaagtGTTCATAATATAGATAATGATATAAGGTGGCAGTGGTATAGTATGGGTTATAGagattatttatatacatatttgggtataaaagaaaaattaagtATTGACGCACGTTCATTTATTGAATCATTAGTTCATCCAGATCCAATACATAGAATAAGTATAAAAGAAGCATTAAATCATCCATTTTTAAGAGATGTGAATGAGCATGAGAATTTAACATTGGAGGATTGGGGGAGGCCTttatataatgaattaaaaaattcattaaaaattgaaaaaagtgAAAATTATACAATACCATTTATTCCAAAAGTatataaaacaaaatatttgaatttgtatTGTACTGGTGACAAGCCGAGTGGATATTTTCCCATTAATtataagaataataaagatcAATTGGGTGGaatgaataattcaaaattggTAAAGTTTCAGAATCAAAGATCTgtcttaaataataatataccTATAACTACTAgatctaataataataacaatagtCAAAATTCAATAGGGTTAACAAGTATTTTCCAAAAGAGAAAAGTAGGTAAAGGCAATGGAATTACCACAGATAGTTTAAATGGGAGAGGCATAATGAATAATAGTACATCAACGATTATGATGAATAGTGgtcttaataataataataataatactcaacaaaaaaaagtcTCAATAAATCAAAACCAAGTAGGTTGCGGTTTATCTGCTGGACTTGGAATGGGTGGAATTATGGATGTTGGatataatcaaaaattattttattatcaagGGCAATACCAACAACAGAGCcataatcaaaattattatggATATGGATATAATCCATATTATAGTTCGGGTTATATGTCGGGAATGGGAACTGTTCATCCTCAATATTATGTTGTTCCTTCTCCTTTAGGTGTTAGtggtattaataatactacACAAACAAAAACGGAGAGCactcaaaatatttctgtAACGggaagaaaagaagaagcaaaaaaagaaaaagttacagaaaaaaatgacaTTGATGAGTGTAATAGATCTAAATTAACTACTCAGccatcattattatcaaatcGTAATGCAACAACAGCATTAAATACTGTAAATTCTGCTactaatattgaaaataatacttcTACTGCTACTATTACTAGTACTGCAACAACTTCTCCTTCAGTAGTAACTCCgaatattacaaatatcAATTCTTCTATAATTTCATCTAATACTGTTTCTAAAGCAGCAGAATTGAATAATGGCCTATCTGGGAGAGGAATAGGAATAGGAATGGGAGCAAATTCTGTAATGTCTTATCAAAGATACGGTGGTTTGTCAGCAGTGGGTGGGAGAGAAGGTTATTCTACCTCATATGTACCAGCTCCTAAAGTAGGGATAAATGCAAATATTCAACAATTAGGTTACGGAGGAATCGCATCAGGAACAAAAATGGTTGGAACAGCGagtagtaataataataataataataataataataataatggcTTTGTACAAAATGTTAAAAACTTTTCTTATGTGCCACCTCCATTAACAAGTagatataattataataataataataataatattggagaAGGAGGAGGCCGTCAGCATCTGTTCCAAAACTACCATCAAGCCAAAAACGTTAGTAGTAGGTCAGGAGGGAATGTAAGTGGAACAGTCGGAGGTTTAAGTGCAAGGTTAAACTTTGGATCAATGAGTTATGTGCCACCAATAATAAGGAGGTAG